The sequence TTTGGTTGAATAGTTCAACTGCCTTGGTTCGTTTCTATTAAGATATGAATGGGGGATAGGAATTCATCTTTTTTCCTGTTATATTAGCTATCTGATTGCTTTTTGCCAAATTCTCCATGCAGTATACATTTACTTGGTTTTAGCAGCCACCTTATgcatgattaaattattatgatcataTGCTGCAGGGGGCACAACTGAGAAAACATATCGATGCTACTTTAGGTAGTGGGAACTTGAGAGAAGCCGTAAGGCTACCTCCTGGGGAGGATATCAATGAATGGCTTGCCGTCAACAGTactttcctctctctctctctctctctctctctatatatatatatatatatataaccattATGGGTTATATACAATATGATGTTATGAGTCGGTTTTTAACCATCGTTTCATATAGTCCTCAGTGACATCTAGGAATGCATCATAATTGTTTGATGTCAACATTACTGATGCATACATGTATTAGTTCTGTTCCCTTTCTTTGCTCATCTGCTACTCTTGGCTTCTCTCTGAGgatcaaaatttaaacaagctgcctttttttttttttttaaattttcagctGTAGATTTCTTCAACCAGGTGAATCTTCTCTATGGCACCCTCACAGAGTTCTGTACGCCAGAGAACTGCCCTACAATGTCTGCCGGCCCTAAGTATGTCAGTCTGATATATTTGTCTGTGGTTTATGGTTTGGAGATAACCAGAGCATGGGTTCAAGTTAGAAGCTAGAAAGGAGAAAGTATTGATAACTTAAACTGAATGCCAGTGAAATATAGTGGATAAATCTATAAGTAGTTCCCAATTCCTTTTCTTCATAACTGTGACTTCTCCCGTACCTCAGTCTGTGGCAACTTTCACCACTTCTAGCTAACTCATATAGTATTGCTGCGCCAAATACTATTTCTATTCACTTTGTGCACGCCAcagaaatcaattatttagCCAAGAAATGAACAACTTGAACACAGAAATGTTCCTCACCTGCTGATAAATGTTTTGCAGGTATGAGTACAGATGGGCAGATGGCGTACAAATTAAGAAACCTATTGAAGTTTCAGCCCCTAAATATGTTGAATATTTGATGGACTGGATTGAGACCCAGTTGGATGATGAGTCCATATTTCCCCAAAGGCTTGGTAATAATGATGCCTGATTAAGTTTAAACATGTTGCTTAGTTGGATCTACTTTAAACCTACAATTTTCCAAAGGGAAAGTCTTTCTATAGTAGCTTCCTGTGTTTGTAATGCATTACCAGCATCCAGTTTGGTGATATTTGTCTTTACTCattgatgatttttcttgttctatttttaatactgACAAAAGACTATTTGTAGGCGCACCATTTCCTTCTAATTTCAGGGAAGTTGTGAAGACTATATTCAAACGTCTATTCCGTgtatatgcacatatataccattctcattttcagaagATCGTGAGTCTTAAGGAGGAGGCCCACCTAAACACCTGCTTCAAGCATTTTATACTGTTTACATGTGTAAGTTTTCTGATCTTTGGGGTTTACTAGTCATAATCTGTTCATAATTCTGT comes from Sesamum indicum cultivar Zhongzhi No. 13 linkage group LG10, S_indicum_v1.0, whole genome shotgun sequence and encodes:
- the LOC105172740 gene encoding MOB kinase activator-like 1A; its protein translation is MSLFGLGRNQRTFRPKKSAPSGSKGAQLRKHIDATLGSGNLREAVRLPPGEDINEWLAVNTVDFFNQVNLLYGTLTEFCTPENCPTMSAGPKYEYRWADGVQIKKPIEVSAPKYVEYLMDWIETQLDDESIFPQRLGAPFPSNFREVVKTIFKRLFRVYAHIYHSHFQKIVSLKEEAHLNTCFKHFILFTCEFSLIDKKELAPLQELIESIVPY